One Janthinobacterium sp. TB1-E2 genomic region harbors:
- a CDS encoding Tad domain-containing protein, whose amino-acid sequence MNTAFRRHDKQQGAIAIVLGLTLVVLFAMGGLVLDLGHLYIAKAELQNGADSAALAGAVELNQSADGIDNAQAKAIAIAQKNRYDFSTALTITAANIEFGPSPDGPWSSGASARTSPQGQTFIRVDTGSKTFATYLMGIAGIASTSTSGVAVAGRFVNDVTPIGVCAVDPANKTAQYTYPAAPAGTGLTELVEFGFRRGVTYNLFGLNPLGGPSDPYLINPVDAPPGTCSASHASAASTAPFMCTGSSAVITSGTGQVYTNTGLTASLAASLNSRFDDYGGPSVCDPATAPPDTNIKEYPCVGAASPCAATAANSPPASWMEPGASTLPSQQPVSLAGNKPNYQLPSAGTVPAPSATFAQFSGYGVLWSYGPAYQSNGATPAKAGTAYSVADGNANPMYSTAKANYFDTASYPVSPGAGFPASTPPSPYNQTSGPTFQAPSPAHPGQRNRRILNVVLVDCRTAPVGPASCGTMNAVGIGKFFMTMKADFSGGTKRLDVEFAGLIEPVPNSEIKLYK is encoded by the coding sequence ATGAACACCGCATTTCGCAGGCACGACAAGCAGCAGGGCGCGATCGCCATCGTGCTGGGGCTGACCCTGGTGGTGCTGTTTGCCATGGGCGGCCTGGTGCTGGACCTGGGCCACCTGTACATCGCCAAGGCGGAACTGCAGAACGGCGCCGACAGCGCCGCCCTGGCCGGCGCCGTGGAACTCAATCAAAGCGCGGACGGCATCGACAACGCGCAGGCCAAGGCCATCGCCATCGCGCAAAAGAACCGCTACGACTTTTCCACCGCGCTGACCATCACGGCCGCCAACATCGAGTTCGGCCCCAGCCCGGACGGTCCCTGGTCGTCCGGCGCCAGCGCCCGCACCAGCCCCCAGGGCCAGACCTTCATCCGCGTCGACACGGGCAGCAAGACCTTCGCCACCTACCTGATGGGCATCGCCGGCATCGCCAGCACCAGCACCTCGGGCGTGGCAGTGGCGGGCCGCTTCGTCAACGACGTCACGCCGATCGGCGTGTGCGCCGTCGATCCGGCCAACAAGACGGCGCAATACACGTATCCGGCCGCGCCGGCCGGCACGGGCCTGACGGAACTGGTGGAATTCGGTTTCCGCCGCGGCGTCACCTACAACCTGTTCGGTCTCAATCCGCTGGGCGGCCCTTCCGATCCCTACCTGATCAATCCCGTCGACGCCCCGCCCGGCACCTGCAGCGCCTCGCACGCGAGCGCCGCCTCCACCGCGCCATTCATGTGCACGGGCAGCAGCGCCGTCATCACCAGCGGCACGGGCCAGGTCTACACGAACACAGGGCTGACGGCGTCGCTGGCCGCCTCGCTCAATTCCCGCTTCGACGATTACGGCGGCCCCTCCGTGTGCGACCCCGCGACGGCGCCGCCCGACACCAACATCAAGGAATATCCATGCGTGGGCGCCGCGTCGCCCTGCGCCGCCACCGCCGCCAATTCGCCGCCCGCCAGCTGGATGGAACCGGGCGCCAGCACCCTGCCCAGCCAGCAGCCCGTCAGCCTGGCCGGCAACAAGCCGAATTACCAGCTGCCGTCGGCCGGCACGGTTCCCGCGCCATCGGCCACGTTCGCCCAGTTCTCGGGCTACGGCGTGCTGTGGTCCTACGGCCCCGCCTACCAAAGCAATGGCGCCACCCCGGCCAAGGCCGGCACGGCCTACAGCGTCGCGGACGGCAACGCCAACCCCATGTACAGCACGGCCAAGGCGAATTACTTCGACACGGCCAGCTACCCCGTCAGCCCCGGCGCGGGCTTTCCTGCCAGTACGCCGCCTTCGCCGTACAACCAGACCAGCGGGCCCACGTTCCAGGCGCCTTCGCCGGCCCATCCGGGCCAGCGCAACCGGCGTATCCTCAACGTGGTGCTGGTCGACTGCCGTACGGCGCCCGTGGGGCCCGCTTCGTGCGGCACCATGAACGCGGTCGGCATCGGCAAATTCTTCATGACGATGAAGGCCGATTTCAGCGGCGGCACCAAGCGCCTCGACGTCGAATTCGCGGGCCTGATCGAGCCCGTGCCGAATTCCGAAATCAAACTCTACAAGTGA
- a CDS encoding TadE/TadG family type IV pilus assembly protein produces the protein MRIHHSPLRQRGGAAVEFGIVLALLITLLAGIFGFGRAFWYYDALTKATRDAARNMSVKAKAGIASQGVPAARQTVVDAALSAGISDFTTANVTVTCLDAAFNDSNCNDGTAPGGIRVEVVNYTLSVGQYLPFVIGAASSYATPLSPRTTMRYML, from the coding sequence ATGCGTATCCACCACTCCCCCCTCAGGCAGCGCGGCGGCGCCGCCGTCGAATTCGGCATCGTGCTGGCCCTGCTGATCACACTGCTGGCAGGCATCTTCGGCTTCGGCCGCGCCTTCTGGTACTACGACGCGCTGACCAAGGCCACGCGCGACGCGGCGCGCAACATGTCCGTCAAGGCCAAGGCCGGCATCGCCTCGCAGGGCGTGCCGGCGGCCAGACAGACCGTGGTCGATGCGGCCCTCAGCGCCGGCATCAGCGACTTCACCACGGCCAACGTGACGGTCACCTGCCTGGACGCGGCGTTCAACGACAGCAACTGCAACGATGGCACGGCGCCGGGCGGCATCCGCGTCGAAGTCGTCAACTACACGCTGTCCGTGGGCCAGTACCTGCCCTTCGTGATCGGCGCGGCCAGCAGCTATGCCACGCCGCTCTCGCCGCGCACCACCATGCGCTACATGCTGTAA
- a CDS encoding TadE/TadG family type IV pilus assembly protein encodes MRHRLSSSPPAGRQRGAAAVEFALVSLLFFTLLFGILEFGRMLYLYNTVQEVSRRAAREAVVRWVDETDAIKTLALFGGTALPAAPELTAANITIRYLNKSGAEVTLPPTDPGDNLSACGDITRTASCIDSVRVSIDNVSYTPMVSLFGFLNIAVPASVVVMHAESLGFQIN; translated from the coding sequence ATGCGCCACCGCCTTTCATCTTCTCCTCCAGCCGGGCGCCAGCGCGGCGCAGCCGCCGTCGAATTCGCCCTGGTGTCGCTGCTGTTTTTCACCTTGCTGTTCGGCATCCTCGAATTTGGCCGCATGCTGTACCTGTACAACACGGTGCAGGAAGTGAGCCGCCGCGCCGCGCGCGAAGCCGTGGTGCGCTGGGTCGACGAGACCGACGCCATCAAGACCCTGGCCCTGTTCGGCGGCACGGCACTGCCGGCCGCGCCGGAACTGACGGCCGCCAACATCACCATCCGCTACCTGAACAAGAGCGGCGCCGAAGTGACCTTGCCGCCGACGGACCCGGGCGACAACCTGTCGGCCTGCGGCGACATCACGCGCACGGCCAGCTGCATCGACAGCGTGCGCGTCTCGATCGACAACGTCAGCTACACGCCGATGGTCAGCCTGTTCGGTTTTCTCAATATCGCCGTACCAGCCTCGGTCGTGGTCATGCACGCCGAAAGCCTGGGCTTCCAGATCAACTGA
- a CDS encoding AAA family ATPase, whose protein sequence is MNIVIVSKNEAQLKRLTRLLRERSTADRVTLLASIPDVFDNGVTPDLLLLEQEQTGEAELEQLELLGGRHPSLAIIVQCPQQSPQFLLRSMRAGVREVLQPDDDAALCAALRRIEEKLQKQVTRKGQVLAFVSCKGGSGATFIAANLGYALAAGEQRKVALFDLNLQFGDAALFVSDHKPATTLSQLSQQIVRLDASLLSASMIQITPAYSVLAAADDPAHAADVEADHIDRLLTLARSQYDYILLDVGRGLDPVSVRALDRADLIFPVLQATLPYVRDGKRLLDVFRGLGYREDKIRLILNRYASSDSIRVADLEAAYGKHVYKSIPNHYEAVAASVSQGVPILKLTPHNAVSRALQELAASMAGETPPAAQGWVSRLLARA, encoded by the coding sequence GTGAATATCGTCATCGTCTCGAAGAATGAAGCCCAGCTCAAACGGCTGACCCGCTTGCTGCGCGAACGCAGCACGGCCGACCGCGTGACCCTGCTGGCGAGCATACCCGATGTATTCGACAACGGCGTCACGCCGGACTTGCTGCTGCTGGAGCAGGAGCAGACGGGCGAGGCGGAGCTGGAACAGCTCGAGCTGCTGGGCGGACGCCATCCGAGCCTGGCCATCATCGTGCAATGCCCGCAGCAAAGTCCGCAATTCCTGCTGCGCTCGATGCGCGCCGGCGTGCGCGAAGTGCTGCAGCCGGACGACGACGCGGCCCTGTGCGCCGCCTTGCGCCGCATCGAGGAAAAACTGCAGAAGCAGGTCACGCGCAAGGGCCAGGTGCTGGCCTTTGTCTCGTGCAAGGGCGGCAGCGGCGCCACCTTCATCGCCGCCAACCTCGGCTACGCGCTGGCCGCCGGCGAACAGCGCAAGGTGGCGCTGTTCGACCTGAACCTGCAATTCGGCGACGCCGCCCTGTTCGTCTCGGACCACAAGCCGGCCACCACCCTGTCGCAGCTGTCGCAGCAGATCGTGCGCCTCGACGCTTCGCTGCTGAGCGCCAGCATGATCCAGATCACGCCCGCCTACAGCGTGCTGGCCGCCGCCGACGACCCGGCCCACGCGGCCGACGTCGAAGCCGACCATATCGACCGCCTGCTGACCCTGGCGCGCAGCCAGTACGACTATATCCTGCTCGACGTGGGGCGCGGACTCGACCCCGTCAGCGTGCGCGCGCTGGACCGGGCCGACCTGATCTTCCCCGTGCTGCAGGCAACGTTGCCGTATGTGCGCGACGGCAAGCGCCTGCTCGATGTGTTCCGCGGCCTCGGCTACCGCGAAGACAAGATCCGCCTGATCCTGAACCGCTATGCGAGCAGCGACAGCATCCGCGTGGCCGACCTGGAAGCGGCATATGGCAAGCACGTCTACAAATCCATCCCCAACCACTACGAAGCGGTGGCGGCCTCCGTCAGCCAGGGCGTGCCCATCCTCAAGCTGACGCCGCACAACGCCGTTTCGCGCGCCCTGCAGGAGCTGGCCGCCAGCATGGCCGGCGAAACCCCGCCCGCCGCGCAAGGCTGGGTTTCGCGGCTGCTGGCGCGCGCCTGA
- a CDS encoding CpaF family protein: MTVEKLTLRDRLGYAQDDASLNDDAAHQGASSQSYQQLKHRTHQALLDRVDLEGMQRLSREQIREELKILVSDVLTEDNVVINELERRSLIRDIQDEVLGFGPLEPLLADPGVSDILVNTYRQVYVERHGRLELSDVCFTDDAHLMKIIDKIVSRVGRRIDESSPMVDARLPDGSRVNAIIPPLAIDGPVMSIRRFSAQPLRLADLLLKHSLTEEMSTTLQALGKAKVNILISGGTGSGKTTMLNAISGFISTAERIVTIEDAAELQMQQPHVVRLETRPPNIEGKGEVTQRALVRNALRMRPDRIILGEVRGAEALDMLGAMNTGHEGSMATIHANTPRDALTRLENMISMASAALPVKAMRQQISSAISVVVQVSRLTDGKRKVTSIQEITGMEGEMITMQEIFTFRQTGIGEDGTVQGHFHASGVRPRFLERLRAFGISLPETLFDPARQYH, encoded by the coding sequence ATGACTGTCGAAAAACTCACCCTGCGGGACCGCCTGGGCTATGCCCAGGACGACGCCAGCCTGAATGACGATGCCGCGCACCAGGGCGCATCGAGCCAGAGCTACCAGCAGCTCAAGCACCGCACCCACCAGGCGCTGCTCGACCGTGTCGACCTGGAAGGCATGCAGCGCCTGTCGCGCGAGCAGATCCGCGAAGAGCTGAAAATCCTCGTCAGCGACGTGCTCACGGAAGACAATGTGGTGATCAACGAGCTGGAACGGCGCTCGCTGATCCGCGACATCCAGGACGAGGTGCTCGGCTTCGGCCCGCTCGAACCGCTGCTGGCAGATCCCGGCGTGTCCGATATCCTCGTCAACACCTACCGCCAGGTGTATGTCGAGCGCCATGGCCGCCTGGAGCTGAGCGACGTCTGCTTCACCGACGATGCGCATTTGATGAAAATCATCGACAAGATCGTCTCGCGCGTGGGCCGCCGCATCGACGAATCGAGCCCCATGGTCGATGCGCGCCTGCCCGACGGTTCGCGCGTCAACGCCATCATCCCGCCGCTGGCCATCGACGGCCCCGTGATGTCGATCCGGCGCTTTTCGGCCCAGCCCCTGCGCCTGGCCGACCTGTTGCTCAAGCACAGCCTCACGGAGGAAATGAGCACCACCCTGCAGGCGCTGGGCAAGGCCAAGGTCAACATCCTGATCTCGGGCGGCACGGGCAGCGGCAAGACCACCATGCTCAATGCGATTTCCGGTTTCATCAGCACGGCCGAACGCATCGTCACCATCGAGGACGCGGCCGAACTGCAGATGCAGCAGCCGCACGTGGTGCGCCTGGAAACGCGCCCGCCGAATATCGAGGGCAAGGGCGAAGTGACGCAGCGGGCGCTGGTGCGCAACGCGCTGCGCATGCGCCCCGACCGCATCATCCTGGGCGAGGTGCGCGGCGCCGAGGCGCTCGACATGCTGGGCGCCATGAACACGGGCCATGAAGGCTCGATGGCCACCATCCACGCGAACACCCCGCGCGACGCGCTGACGCGGCTGGAAAACATGATCAGCATGGCTTCCGCGGCCCTGCCCGTGAAAGCCATGCGCCAGCAGATCAGTTCGGCCATCAGCGTGGTGGTGCAGGTGTCGCGCCTGACGGACGGCAAGCGCAAGGTCACGTCGATCCAGGAAATCACGGGCATGGAAGGCGAGATGATCACCATGCAGGAAATCTTCACCTTCCGCCAGACGGGCATCGGCGAGGACGGCACGGTGCAGGGGCATTTCCATGCCAGCGGCGTGCGGCCGCGTTTCCTGGAACGCCTGCGCGCCTTCGGCATCAGCCTGCCGGAAACCCTGTTCGATCCCGCCCGCCAGTACCATTAA
- a CDS encoding type II secretion system F family protein: protein MDYLYYVFAILTFIAVVLLIEGVYLAWNTSRGPEAERVARRLRIMSAGAHGDTGSSMIKKRLLSDTPALQRVLLSVPRVHALDRLLEQSGLTWSVASFAGLMLAAAGAAFLLLSYFSVPWLLLLPLVAGAALLPLLVVLRAKAKRLQRIEQQLPDALDLMARALRAGHAFPTALKMVGDEMNAPLAVEFRATFDEVNFGIAMQDALMNLATRVPSTDLRYFVIAVLIQRETGGNLAELLDSISRIIRERIKLLGQVRVLSAEGKLSAWILSLLPFGAAAMIQLTNPQFLEMLFVDPGGRKMLAGALVMMVCGILVMRNIIRIRV from the coding sequence ATGGACTATCTCTATTACGTATTCGCCATCCTCACCTTCATCGCCGTGGTACTGCTGATCGAGGGCGTGTACCTGGCGTGGAACACCTCGCGCGGCCCGGAAGCGGAAAGGGTCGCGCGCCGCCTGCGCATCATGTCGGCCGGCGCGCATGGCGACACGGGCAGCTCGATGATCAAGAAACGCCTGCTGAGCGACACCCCGGCCCTGCAGCGCGTGCTGCTCAGCGTGCCCCGCGTGCATGCGCTCGACCGCCTGCTGGAACAGTCGGGCCTGACCTGGAGCGTGGCCAGCTTCGCCGGCCTGATGCTGGCTGCGGCCGGCGCCGCGTTTTTGCTGCTCAGCTACTTCAGCGTGCCGTGGCTGCTGCTCCTGCCGCTGGTGGCCGGCGCGGCCCTGCTGCCGCTGCTGGTGGTCTTGCGCGCCAAGGCCAAGCGCCTGCAGCGCATCGAGCAGCAATTGCCCGATGCGCTCGATCTGATGGCGCGTGCCCTGCGCGCCGGCCACGCCTTCCCCACCGCCCTGAAGATGGTCGGCGATGAAATGAACGCGCCGCTGGCCGTGGAATTTCGCGCCACTTTCGACGAAGTCAATTTCGGCATCGCCATGCAGGATGCGCTGATGAACCTGGCCACGCGCGTGCCCAGCACGGACTTGCGCTACTTCGTCATCGCCGTGCTGATCCAGCGCGAAACGGGCGGCAACCTGGCCGAGCTGCTCGACAGCATCAGCCGCATCATCCGCGAGCGCATCAAGCTGCTGGGACAGGTGCGCGTGCTGTCGGCCGAAGGCAAGCTGTCGGCCTGGATTTTGTCGCTGCTGCCTTTCGGCGCGGCGGCCATGATCCAGCTGACCAATCCGCAATTCCTGGAAATGCTGTTCGTCGATCCAGGCGGACGCAAGATGCTCGCCGGCGCACTGGTGATGATGGTGTGCGGCATCCTGGTCATGCGCAATATCATCCGCATCCGTGTCTGA
- a CDS encoding type II secretion system F family protein — MNPVHFAFLALLFIAVFGTVLVAMRSFAPDPLRQRMDNATGKSAAAPGASAPSPWLARMVRLSGPLAKLSLPDQGWEGSVMRRRFMNAGLRQVSAPILFFSAKTMLAIGLPLLLFLGLSASGSQMAGKALLFWLLIVAAIGYYLPNIVLAQMIKRRQRDIFESFPDALDLMTVCVEAGLAMDAALARVAAEIALKSAVLAEELHLVMLELRAGNTKERALRNLALRTGVEDVDALVAMLIQAERFGTSIASSLRVQSDQLRTKRRQLAEEEAAKIALKLLFPLIFFIFPSLLVVLMGPAFLQIYRVLLPSMGSGS, encoded by the coding sequence ATGAATCCCGTCCATTTCGCCTTTCTCGCCCTGCTCTTCATCGCCGTCTTCGGCACCGTGCTGGTGGCCATGCGCAGCTTTGCCCCCGATCCCCTGCGCCAGCGCATGGACAACGCCACCGGCAAGAGCGCGGCGGCGCCTGGCGCCTCCGCGCCCAGCCCCTGGCTGGCGCGCATGGTGCGCCTGAGCGGCCCGCTGGCCAAGCTGTCGCTGCCCGACCAGGGCTGGGAAGGCTCCGTGATGCGCCGGCGCTTCATGAATGCCGGCCTGCGCCAGGTATCGGCGCCCATCCTGTTCTTTTCCGCCAAGACCATGCTGGCCATCGGCCTGCCGCTGCTGCTGTTCCTGGGACTGAGCGCGTCAGGCAGCCAGATGGCGGGCAAAGCTCTCTTGTTCTGGCTGCTGATCGTGGCCGCCATCGGCTACTACCTGCCCAATATCGTGCTGGCGCAAATGATCAAGCGGCGCCAGCGCGATATCTTCGAAAGCTTTCCCGATGCGCTGGACTTGATGACGGTGTGCGTGGAAGCGGGCCTGGCCATGGATGCGGCGCTGGCCAGGGTGGCGGCCGAAATCGCCCTGAAAAGCGCCGTGCTGGCCGAGGAATTGCACCTGGTGATGCTGGAACTGCGCGCCGGCAACACCAAGGAACGGGCGCTGCGCAACCTGGCCCTGCGCACGGGGGTCGAGGATGTCGACGCGCTGGTGGCCATGCTGATCCAGGCCGAGCGCTTCGGCACCAGCATCGCCTCCTCGCTGCGCGTGCAGTCGGACCAGCTGCGCACGAAGCGCCGCCAGCTGGCCGAGGAAGAAGCGGCGAAGATCGCCCTCAAGCTGCTGTTCCCGCTGATCTTTTTCATCTTCCCTTCGCTGCTGGTCGTCCTGATGGGACCAGCCTTCCTGCAAATCTACCGCGTGCTCCTGCCCAGCATGGGCAGCGGCAGCTGA
- a CDS encoding LytR C-terminal domain-containing protein: protein MSQHTTLMLMFACTGLLPACGHLPGPATQSNHAAPPQARIDDSPATRSAAFCKLGKRMQELGDPRAAMAAYSEALLLTPDSADARNGAAVLHAQLGQLETARSMLQALAQEAPTARTYNNLGYVLYLQGDYAQAASVLRQSLQLDNGQQPARANLDLTIAALARSIVTVDATAETIVPDLAPAPAPAAPASRLQLTQSQPNIFTLSWRDTPVAAHAALPAPAKQVAPVATLPRLEVINGNGATGMAARMRGMLGGMGISVLRLGNQRPYGVQASSIVYRPGHAEAAAALALALGGMPQLQAADDGGVGAGADLRILLGKDAAASLRAPNVRLASNLAQ from the coding sequence ATGTCACAGCACACCACCCTGATGCTTATGTTCGCCTGCACCGGCCTGTTGCCCGCCTGCGGCCACCTGCCCGGTCCGGCCACTCAGAGCAACCATGCTGCGCCGCCCCAGGCGCGCATCGACGACAGCCCCGCCACCCGCAGCGCCGCTTTCTGCAAGCTGGGCAAGCGCATGCAGGAACTGGGCGACCCGCGCGCGGCGATGGCAGCGTACAGCGAAGCCCTGCTATTGACGCCCGACTCGGCCGACGCGCGCAATGGCGCCGCCGTGCTGCACGCGCAGCTGGGCCAGCTGGAAACGGCGCGCAGCATGCTGCAGGCGCTGGCGCAAGAGGCGCCGACGGCGAGGACCTACAACAACCTCGGCTACGTGCTGTACCTGCAGGGAGACTATGCCCAGGCGGCCAGCGTGCTGCGCCAGTCGCTGCAGCTCGACAACGGCCAGCAGCCGGCGCGCGCCAATCTGGATCTCACCATCGCGGCGCTGGCGCGCAGCATAGTCACAGTCGATGCCACCGCGGAGACCATCGTGCCCGACCTGGCACCGGCGCCCGCGCCAGCGGCGCCTGCCAGCCGCCTGCAGCTGACGCAATCGCAGCCGAATATCTTCACGCTGAGCTGGCGCGACACTCCCGTGGCGGCGCACGCCGCCTTGCCAGCGCCGGCAAAACAGGTGGCACCGGTGGCAACCCTGCCACGGCTGGAAGTCATCAACGGCAATGGCGCAACGGGGATGGCGGCGCGCATGCGCGGCATGCTGGGCGGCATGGGCATCAGCGTGCTGCGGCTGGGCAACCAGCGGCCGTATGGCGTCCAGGCCAGCAGCATCGTCTACCGCCCCGGTCACGCCGAGGCAGCGGCCGCCCTGGCCCTGGCCTTGGGCGGCATGCCGCAGCTGCAGGCGGCGGACGACGGCGGCGTGGGCGCGGGCGCCGACCTGCGTATCTTGCTGGGCAAGGATGCGGCAGCCAGCCTGCGCGCGCCGAACGTGCGCCTGGCGTCTAACCTGGCGCAGTAA
- a CDS encoding Rhs element Vgr protein, producing the protein MRVLRRPFTIGETAMARSVFQGAIDYARVRVVRGSFLPFGLQDQNTAMTPRGSLHFMPAQYRDDFSREGNSGKLFFIHEMVHVWQYQLGYSVLLHGVLLALRGGYIGQRAYRYDAQAGGVLSDFNMEQQGDIIAHYFGARQLGIPAYVAKLPQLQDILQGFLINPADRRLLPR; encoded by the coding sequence ATGCGCGTCTTGCGCCGCCCCTTCACCATCGGCGAAACCGCCATGGCCCGCAGCGTCTTCCAGGGCGCCATCGACTACGCGCGCGTGCGCGTCGTGCGCGGCTCCTTTCTACCGTTTGGCTTGCAGGACCAGAACACGGCGATGACGCCGCGCGGCAGCCTGCACTTCATGCCGGCCCAGTACCGCGACGATTTCTCGCGCGAAGGCAACAGCGGCAAGCTGTTCTTCATCCACGAAATGGTGCACGTGTGGCAGTACCAGCTTGGCTACAGCGTGCTGCTGCATGGCGTGCTGCTGGCGCTGCGCGGCGGCTACATCGGCCAACGCGCCTACCGCTACGATGCGCAAGCGGGCGGCGTCCTGTCCGACTTCAACATGGAGCAGCAGGGCGACATCATCGCCCACTACTTCGGCGCGCGCCAGCTGGGCATTCCCGCCTACGTGGCCAAGCTGCCGCAGCTGCAGGATATCCTGCAAGGCTTCCTGATCAACCCCGCCGACCGCCGCCTGCTGCCGCGCTGA
- a CDS encoding bifunctional 4-hydroxy-2-oxoglutarate aldolase/2-dehydro-3-deoxy-phosphogluconate aldolase, with translation MTMTLLEIMRTSSVIPVIAIDDPEHAVPLARALVAGGIRVLEVTLRTKHGLEAIRAMSEVPGAIVGVGTLTRPEEFVQARDAGAVFGVSPGLTSALVAAAKSSGLPLLPGVMTPGEVMAARENGFQQLKLFPAVPAGGIGMLNAIYGPLPDVTFCPTGGISQETASQFLALKNVACVGGSWLTPKDAIAAGNWDRITEIAKAASGLRSV, from the coding sequence ATGACCATGACACTACTGGAAATTATGCGCACCTCGAGCGTGATCCCCGTGATTGCGATCGACGATCCTGAACACGCCGTACCGCTGGCGCGCGCGCTGGTGGCGGGCGGCATCCGCGTGCTGGAAGTAACCTTGCGCACCAAGCATGGCCTGGAAGCGATCCGCGCCATGTCGGAAGTACCGGGCGCCATCGTCGGCGTGGGCACCTTGACGCGTCCCGAGGAATTCGTGCAGGCGCGCGATGCGGGCGCCGTCTTCGGCGTCTCGCCAGGCCTGACGTCGGCCCTGGTGGCGGCGGCGAAAAGCAGCGGCTTGCCCTTGCTGCCAGGCGTGATGACGCCAGGCGAAGTGATGGCGGCGCGTGAAAACGGCTTCCAGCAGCTGAAACTGTTCCCGGCCGTGCCGGCCGGCGGCATCGGCATGCTCAACGCGATCTACGGCCCGCTGCCAGACGTGACGTTCTGCCCGACGGGCGGCATCTCGCAAGAGACGGCGTCGCAGTTCCTGGCGCTGAAAAACGTCGCCTGCGTGGGCGGCTCCTGGCTGACACCGAAAGACGCGATCGCGGCCGGCAACTGGGACCGCATCACTGAAATCGCCAAGGCTGCCAGCGGCTTACGTTCGGTTTAA